The Acinetobacter sp. SAAs474 DNA window GTATTGCAATATTATTATGTTTAATTACAATTAGTGACAATTCACGCATCTTGTCTTCTAATTCGTTTGGCTAAATTTTATGAAAAATACATTTTTAAAAAACACGCTTGCCTTTGCAGTTACTTCAATACTGATGACTTGGACACAAGCTCATTCGGCCAGTAATGACAATATTGAAGCTCAGGAAACAACACAATTAGATAAAATTGTTTTAACTGCAGAAGAGCAGATTAAACAAGCACTTGGTGTATCGATTATTACTGAAAAAGAATTAGAGCAATTACCTGTTGTCAATGATGTTGCTGAATATATACGACGCATGCCAGGTGTTAATTTGACAGGTAATAGTTCTACAGGGCAGCGAGGAAATAATCGCCAAATTGATATTCGTGGAATGGGTCCAGAAAATACGCTGATTTTAATTGATGGAAAGCCTGTTAATTCAAGAAATTCTGTCCGTTATGGTTGGAGAGGAGAACGTGATACACGAGGTGACAGTAACTGGGTCCCAGCAGATGCTATTGAATCTATTGAAGTACTACGTGGTCCTGCAGCAGCACGTTATGGCTCAGGAGCAATGGGGGGGGTTGTTAATATTAAAACCAAAAAGGTGACCAATGAAACACATGGTACTTTTGAGGTTTTTATGAATCAGCCTGAAAGCTCAAAAGAGGGAAGCAGTCATCGTGAGAGTTTTAATTTAAGTGGGCCATTAATTAAGGATGTTTTATCTTATCGTTTATATGGTAATTATAATAAAACGAAAGCAGATGCAGCAGACATTAATCCACTTTCTGCTTCTGGTACACGAGCAGCTGGTAGAGAGGGTGTAAAAAATAAAGATATTGCTGCACGTTTAGCATGGCAAATTAATGAAGAACAAAGCTTAACTTTTGATATCTCATCTGGCCGACAAGGTAATCTTTATGCAGGTGATACGCAAAATAGTAATTATGATGCTGGTAATGACACAGCAACAGATGACAAAACACAATTACTAAATAGTTTAATTGGGACTGAAACCAATACTATGTATCGTGATGGTTATGCAATTACTCATGATGGCGTTTGGGATTGGGGTACGAGTAAAATTGTTGCACAGTATGATCGAACTAAAAATAAACGTTTAACAGAAGCTCTTGCAGGAGGACCTGAAGGAAGTATTAATTCTGCAGATGATCGCCCCGTTTCAGATTTAAAGACTTACCGTTTAAATGCTGAAATTACCAAACCAATTGATTATATTTTACCACAAAATATAACGTTAGGCGCAGAATGGATTAAAGATGACTTTACGGATACAGCCTCGACTGTGCAAACAGATGCTTCGGGCATTATTAAGTTACCAGCAGATCGATCGACGATGAAGTCGGAAATTAAATCAGCTTATTTTGAAGATAATTTGAAGCTTAGCGATACAACAGATTTAGTGTTAGGCTTACGTTATGATGATCATAATAAATCAGGTTCAAATTGGAGTCCGAGTTTAATTATTACTCAAAAAATAGGAGATTACTGGACTTTAAAAGGTGGTGTTGCACGTGCTTATAAAGCACCGAATATGTATCAAAATGCTGAAGGATATTTATTATTTACTCGTGGTAATGGTTGTCCTGATACGGCAGAAACAGCAACAGGTAGTTGTTATTTAGTGGGTAATGATAATTTAAAACCTGAAACATCAATCAATAAAGAATTGGGTATTCAGTATGAAAAAGATATGATTAATGCAAGTCTTACTTGGTTCCGTAATGATTATAAAAATAAAATTACTTCAGGCGATACAATTGTAGGAACAACACAAGTAGGGTCTACTACTTATCATGTTTTAGAATGGGTCAATATACCTAAGGCCTTAATTCAAGGTCTAGAAGGTAGTATTACATTGACATTTGATAATGCCAGTTGGACAAATAATTTTACTTATATGAAGGACTCTAAGAATAAGACAACAGGAAATCCTTTATCGATTGTGCCAAATTACACCATTAACTCCATCTTTAATTATAATATTTCAGATAGTTGGGATGTTAATTTTGTTTATACTCAATATGGACGTCAAAAACCACGTGAATTTGCTGAAACGCGAAATACAACAGTGAATACAACAGAAGTGAAGAGTTATGGTATTGCGGGTATTAATACTGGTTATAAATTTACGCCAAATCTGAGTACACGTATAGGGATCAGCAATTTATTTGATGAGA harbors:
- a CDS encoding FepA family TonB-dependent siderophore receptor gives rise to the protein MKNTFLKNTLAFAVTSILMTWTQAHSASNDNIEAQETTQLDKIVLTAEEQIKQALGVSIITEKELEQLPVVNDVAEYIRRMPGVNLTGNSSTGQRGNNRQIDIRGMGPENTLILIDGKPVNSRNSVRYGWRGERDTRGDSNWVPADAIESIEVLRGPAAARYGSGAMGGVVNIKTKKVTNETHGTFEVFMNQPESSKEGSSHRESFNLSGPLIKDVLSYRLYGNYNKTKADAADINPLSASGTRAAGREGVKNKDIAARLAWQINEEQSLTFDISSGRQGNLYAGDTQNSNYDAGNDTATDDKTQLLNSLIGTETNTMYRDGYAITHDGVWDWGTSKIVAQYDRTKNKRLTEALAGGPEGSINSADDRPVSDLKTYRLNAEITKPIDYILPQNITLGAEWIKDDFTDTASTVQTDASGIIKLPADRSTMKSEIKSAYFEDNLKLSDTTDLVLGLRYDDHNKSGSNWSPSLIITQKIGDYWTLKGGVARAYKAPNMYQNAEGYLLFTRGNGCPDTAETATGSCYLVGNDNLKPETSINKELGIQYEKDMINASLTWFRNDYKNKITSGDTIVGTTQVGSTTYHVLEWVNIPKALIQGLEGSITLTFDNASWTNNFTYMKDSKNKTTGNPLSIVPNYTINSIFNYNISDSWDVNFVYTQYGRQKPREFAETRNTTVNTTEVKSYGIAGINTGYKFTPNLSTRIGISNLFDEKKLRDTSINQTYNEPGRAYYINFKYEF